A region of Granulibacter bethesdensis DNA encodes the following proteins:
- the recA gene encoding recombinase RecA, whose amino-acid sequence MEKNKALDAALAQIERSFGKGSIMRMGARNVAEQIEVIPSGSLGLDLALGIGGMPRGRIVEIYGPESSGKTTLALHTVAEAQKRGGTCAFVDAEHALDPVYARKLGVDVDNLLISQPDAGEQALEIADTLVRSGAIDVLVVDSVAALVPRAELEGEMGDSHVGLHARLMSQALRKLTGSVNRSNTTLIFLNQIRMKIGVMFGSPETTTGGNALKFYASVRFDIRRIGQLKDKEEVIGNQTRVKVVKNKLAPPFRQVEFDIIYGEGISKVGELIDLGVKVNVVEKSGAWYSYDSQRIGQGRENAKQFLRDHPEIANTIENRIREQSGTVQNAMITTPDAEEAEAAE is encoded by the coding sequence GCTGGCGCAGATCGAACGGTCTTTCGGAAAAGGCTCGATCATGCGCATGGGGGCGCGCAATGTCGCCGAGCAGATTGAGGTGATTCCCAGTGGTTCGCTGGGGCTTGATCTCGCGCTTGGAATCGGGGGCATGCCGCGTGGACGGATCGTGGAGATTTATGGTCCCGAAAGCTCGGGCAAGACCACGCTCGCCCTGCATACAGTGGCGGAGGCGCAGAAACGTGGCGGTACGTGTGCTTTTGTTGATGCGGAACATGCGCTTGATCCGGTGTACGCACGCAAGCTGGGTGTTGACGTCGATAATCTCCTGATCAGCCAGCCGGATGCCGGGGAACAGGCACTGGAAATCGCCGATACGCTGGTGCGCTCCGGTGCGATCGACGTGCTGGTGGTGGATAGTGTCGCGGCTCTGGTTCCGCGGGCCGAGCTTGAAGGCGAAATGGGCGACAGTCATGTCGGTCTGCATGCCCGTCTGATGAGTCAGGCATTGCGCAAGCTGACTGGCTCCGTGAATCGCAGCAACACGACACTGATTTTCCTCAATCAGATCCGGATGAAAATCGGTGTGATGTTTGGCAGCCCGGAAACGACGACGGGTGGCAATGCACTGAAATTCTATGCGTCGGTGCGCTTCGACATTCGCCGTATCGGACAGTTGAAGGACAAGGAAGAAGTCATCGGCAACCAGACCCGCGTGAAAGTGGTGAAGAACAAACTGGCGCCGCCTTTCCGGCAGGTGGAGTTCGACATTATCTATGGTGAAGGTATCAGCAAGGTCGGTGAGTTGATTGATCTTGGCGTCAAGGTCAATGTGGTGGAGAAATCCGGTGCCTGGTACAGCTATGACAGCCAACGCATCGGGCAGGGGCGGGAAAACGCGAAACAGTTTCTGCGGGACCATCCGGAGATCGCCAATACGATCGAGAACCGGATCAGGGAGCAGTCTGGTACCGTGCAGAACGCCATGATCACCACACCGGACGCTGAGGAGGCGGAAGCGGCTGAGTAA